A region of Nostoc sp. 'Peltigera membranacea cyanobiont' N6 DNA encodes the following proteins:
- a CDS encoding O-linked N-acetylglucosamine transferase, SPINDLY family protein — MITDIYNWQVQAEQYFIEENYLQAAKLYEQAIAIEPNTTSYYWRLGLLLLLQGQEAEAQMTWMLPMTEADEEQLIIWTNELFQVLKIEAERRETLAEYSLAWLIREHIREINPSYINNLLKILILSIKLENFEKIDDLNEWGLIEILNAKEDIEINTELLIQVLKEFLNTVPLHPINLNLTEASLPYFSDPHQCFSILLPAALRIGHTLRQPLLAASLLELHLRLEPDNVEILRHLATFYQDSCNYSQGIETARLCYSLSEVLADKIFALHLLLRGLMSAGGYWHEICTTCQELETVFQQFIKAERIPLEEGRILRLLTPSFAIPHIKDAPADFRAIHNKVADIFNFYIQALAQSEGKNYCHKTINNRNLSSPTKKLKIGYVSYALRNHSVGWLARWLFQHHDRDKFDIHTYFINYTLVNDYIQEWYLSQAGKARQLGMNGLEIADQIYQDKIDILIDLDSITLDITSEVMALKPAPIQVTWLGWDASGIPAIDYFIADPYVLPDDAQNYYTEKIWRLPQTYIAVDGFEVGVPTLRRDDLDIPMDAVVYLSAQRGYKRHPETTRWQMQIIKQVPNSYFLIKGLAEEETIKHFFYQIAEEEGVDCSRLRFLPQVHSEAVHRANLGIADIVLDTFPYNGATTTLETLWMGIPLVTRVGEQFAARNSYTMMMNAGITEGIAWTDEEYIEWGVRLGKDEALRQQVVLKLKASRQTAPLWNGKQFTREMEKAYEQMWQKYIEEK; from the coding sequence ATGATTACTGATATATATAATTGGCAAGTTCAGGCTGAACAATACTTCATTGAAGAGAACTATTTGCAAGCAGCAAAGTTATATGAGCAAGCAATTGCCATAGAACCAAATACTACTTCCTATTATTGGCGTTTAGGATTACTATTGCTATTACAAGGGCAAGAAGCAGAGGCTCAAATGACTTGGATGCTGCCAATGACAGAGGCAGATGAAGAACAGTTAATAATTTGGACAAATGAACTATTTCAAGTTTTAAAAATAGAAGCTGAAAGACGTGAAACACTTGCGGAATATTCTCTAGCTTGGTTAATTCGTGAGCATATACGGGAAATTAATCCTAGTTATATAAATAATTTACTTAAAATTCTTATACTTTCTATCAAATTGGAAAACTTTGAAAAAATTGATGATTTGAATGAGTGGGGATTAATTGAAATCTTAAATGCAAAAGAAGATATAGAAATCAATACCGAATTATTAATCCAAGTTTTAAAAGAATTTTTAAATACTGTTCCCTTACATCCGATTAATCTAAATTTAACAGAAGCTAGTCTGCCTTATTTCTCTGATCCTCACCAATGCTTCTCTATACTGCTTCCTGCTGCTCTCAGAATTGGTCATACTTTGCGGCAGCCTTTACTAGCAGCATCTCTACTGGAATTGCATTTACGATTGGAGCCAGATAATGTAGAAATTTTGCGCCACTTAGCGACTTTTTATCAAGATAGTTGTAATTATTCTCAAGGAATAGAGACCGCTAGGTTGTGTTATTCCTTATCAGAAGTTTTGGCTGATAAAATTTTTGCACTCCATTTGCTGTTAAGGGGTCTAATGTCAGCAGGAGGATATTGGCATGAGATATGTACAACTTGTCAAGAATTGGAAACTGTGTTTCAACAGTTTATTAAAGCTGAACGAATTCCTTTAGAAGAAGGAAGAATATTAAGGTTGCTTACGCCATCTTTTGCCATACCTCATATTAAAGATGCTCCTGCTGATTTCCGAGCTATTCATAATAAAGTAGCTGATATTTTTAACTTTTATATTCAAGCTCTCGCCCAATCCGAAGGAAAAAACTATTGCCACAAAACTATCAACAATCGAAATTTATCTTCCCCTACTAAGAAATTAAAAATTGGTTATGTATCTTACGCACTAAGGAATCATTCTGTTGGTTGGTTAGCTCGTTGGTTATTTCAACATCACGATCGAGATAAATTTGATATTCATACTTATTTTATTAACTACACATTAGTCAATGACTATATCCAAGAATGGTATTTAAGTCAGGCGGGAAAAGCTCGTCAATTAGGTATGAATGGTCTAGAAATTGCTGACCAGATATATCAAGATAAAATTGATATTTTAATTGACCTTGATAGCATCACTCTAGATATTACTAGTGAAGTGATGGCACTCAAGCCAGCCCCAATTCAAGTTACTTGGCTGGGGTGGGATGCATCGGGTATACCTGCAATTGATTACTTTATCGCAGATCCTTATGTACTGCCAGATGATGCCCAAAATTATTATACAGAAAAAATTTGGCGATTACCTCAAACTTACATAGCAGTAGATGGTTTTGAAGTTGGTGTACCGACTCTTCGCCGCGATGACTTGGATATCCCTATGGATGCTGTTGTATATCTCAGCGCCCAAAGAGGATATAAACGCCATCCAGAAACGACAAGGTGGCAAATGCAAATTATTAAACAAGTACCTAACAGCTACTTTTTGATTAAAGGGCTTGCTGAAGAGGAAACAATTAAACACTTCTTTTACCAAATTGCCGAAGAAGAAGGTGTAGATTGTTCTCGGTTACGATTTTTACCACAAGTTCATTCAGAGGCAGTTCATCGTGCTAATTTAGGCATTGCTGATATTGTATTAGATACATTTCCCTACAACGGAGCGACAACAACCCTAGAAACATTGTGGATGGGTATCCCCTTGGTGACGCGAGTCGGCGAACAATTTGCAGCGCGTAACAGTTACACCATGATGATGAATGCGGGTATCACAGAAGGCATTGCCTGGACAGATGAAGAGTATATAGAATGGGGAGTGCGCTTGGGGAAAGATGAGGCTTTACGTCAGCAGGTGGTTTTGAAGCTGAAAGCATCGCGGCAAACAGCCCCGTTGTGGAATGGCAAGCAATTTACCCGTGAGATGGAGAAGGCTTACGAGCAGATGTGGCAGAAGTATATTGAGGAAAAATAA
- a CDS encoding type IV pilin-like G/H family protein translates to MKTELKAKFLQHILNKKKNEEGFTLIELLVVIIIIGILSAIALPSFLNQANKAKQSEAKTYIGSMNRAQQAFYLEKNAFAAQADIGNLGLGIATQTTNYTYAIAGGGASSTLVTNQAATVVALAPLKSYIGGAGVVTQSGTGEATTIATLCEADKAKVNSGADVTTITGAVTCPANFSSLSK, encoded by the coding sequence ATGAAAACCGAACTAAAAGCAAAATTTCTCCAACACATTCTCAATAAAAAGAAAAACGAAGAAGGTTTTACATTAATCGAATTGTTGGTTGTTATTATTATCATCGGTATTTTGTCTGCGATCGCTCTACCTTCTTTCTTGAACCAAGCAAACAAAGCCAAACAGTCAGAAGCTAAAACCTATATAGGTTCCATGAACCGCGCCCAACAAGCATTTTACTTAGAAAAAAACGCATTTGCGGCTCAAGCTGATATTGGTAACTTAGGTCTTGGTATTGCAACACAAACCACAAATTACACATACGCAATTGCTGGTGGTGGTGCTAGTAGTACCTTAGTAACCAACCAAGCAGCAACAGTCGTTGCTCTCGCGCCTCTCAAAAGTTATATCGGTGGTGCGGGTGTGGTAACTCAATCTGGTACCGGTGAAGCTACTACTATAGCTACTTTGTGTGAAGCCGATAAAGCAAAAGTTAACAGTGGTGCAGATGTAACGACCATCACTGGTGCGGTTACTTGCCCCGCCAACTTTAGCAGCTTATCTAAGTAG
- the trxB gene encoding thioredoxin-disulfide reductase gives MTNPTVENLVIIGSGPAGYTAAIYAGRANLKPVVFEGFQAGGLPGGQLMTTTEVENFPGFPQGITGPELMDRMKAQAERWGAELYTEDVISVDLSQRPFTVRSQEREIKTNSIVIATGATAKRLGLPSEHEFWSRGISACAICDGATPIFHGAELAVIGAGDSAAEESIYLTKYGSKVNMLVRTDKMRASKAMQDRVLSNPKIQVHWNTEAVDIFGNGHMEGVKVRNTKTGEESQLHAKGLFYAVGHSPNTSLFKGQLELDEVGYVVTKHGTVETSVEGVFAAGDVQDHEFRQAITAAGTGCMSAMLAERWLSSSGLIQEFHQQPETAVNELEHQPAKKTEAEEEAGFNLNETRHAGGYALRKLFHESDRLVLVKYVSPGCGPCHTLKPILNKVVDEFDSKIHFVEIDIDKDRDIAENAGVTGTPTVQLFKNKELVKEVKGVKQKTEYRQLIESNL, from the coding sequence ATGACTAACCCCACAGTAGAAAACTTAGTAATTATCGGTTCTGGGCCAGCAGGGTACACAGCCGCCATTTATGCTGGACGCGCTAACCTGAAACCCGTTGTATTTGAAGGTTTCCAAGCCGGGGGTTTACCTGGTGGGCAATTAATGACAACAACGGAAGTTGAGAACTTTCCAGGGTTTCCCCAAGGGATTACGGGGCCGGAACTGATGGATCGGATGAAGGCGCAGGCGGAGCGCTGGGGGGCTGAACTATATACTGAAGATGTTATATCAGTTGACTTGAGTCAGCGTCCATTTACAGTGCGATCGCAAGAAAGGGAAATTAAAACCAACAGCATCGTCATTGCTACGGGTGCGACAGCAAAGCGTTTGGGTTTACCTAGCGAACATGAATTTTGGAGTCGGGGTATCTCTGCTTGTGCAATTTGCGATGGTGCAACACCTATTTTTCACGGCGCAGAATTGGCTGTAATTGGTGCTGGCGACTCGGCGGCGGAAGAGTCTATTTACCTCACCAAATACGGTTCTAAGGTAAATATGTTGGTACGCACCGATAAAATGCGGGCTTCTAAAGCCATGCAAGACAGGGTTTTGAGCAACCCAAAAATCCAGGTGCATTGGAACACCGAAGCCGTGGATATCTTCGGTAATGGTCACATGGAAGGGGTGAAAGTCCGCAATACTAAAACTGGTGAAGAGAGCCAACTGCACGCTAAGGGTTTATTCTACGCTGTTGGTCACAGTCCTAATACCTCTTTATTTAAAGGGCAACTAGAACTGGATGAAGTGGGTTACGTTGTTACCAAACACGGTACTGTAGAAACCAGTGTAGAAGGCGTTTTTGCTGCTGGCGACGTACAAGATCATGAGTTTCGCCAAGCAATTACGGCTGCGGGTACTGGCTGTATGTCGGCGATGTTGGCAGAACGTTGGTTGTCATCCAGTGGGTTAATTCAAGAATTCCATCAACAGCCAGAAACAGCAGTTAATGAATTAGAACATCAGCCAGCCAAAAAGACTGAAGCCGAGGAAGAAGCTGGATTTAATTTGAATGAGACACGCCATGCAGGAGGTTATGCCTTACGGAAATTGTTCCATGAAAGCGATCGCTTAGTCTTGGTTAAATACGTTTCTCCTGGTTGTGGCCCTTGTCATACCCTGAAGCCAATTTTAAATAAAGTGGTGGATGAATTTGACAGCAAAATTCACTTTGTAGAAATTGACATCGATAAAGACCGAGATATTGCTGAAAATGCTGGTGTGACAGGAACGCCAACTGTTCAATTATTCAAAAACAAGGAACTGGTGAAGGAAGTTAAAGGCGTGAAGCAAAAGACCGAATACCGCCAGCTGATTGAAAGTAATCTTTAG
- a CDS encoding four helix bundle protein, which yields MADRGFESLDFYQDSLKLLKAAYRLANSLPDCERYNLSDQLRRAACSVLLNIAEGYGRYHYLDRLRFMYIARGSLTETKSAFIIAESLGYCNTEQLNWVSQLKDRIEKGLNGYCRFIRSQQQGKEEYGTRLGDW from the coding sequence ATGGCAGATAGGGGTTTTGAGTCTTTAGACTTCTATCAAGATAGCCTTAAGTTGCTAAAAGCGGCTTATAGACTAGCAAATAGTTTGCCTGATTGTGAGCGTTACAATTTGAGCGATCAATTACGAAGAGCAGCTTGCAGCGTTTTACTGAACATAGCTGAGGGTTATGGACGTTATCACTACTTAGATAGATTGCGTTTTATGTACATTGCTCGCGGCTCATTGACTGAAACCAAAAGCGCCTTCATTATTGCTGAAAGCTTAGGCTACTGCAACACAGAACAATTAAACTGGGTCAGTCAGCTTAAAGACAGGATTGAAAAAGGTCTTAACGGTTACTGTCGTTTCATTCGTTCCCAACAACAGGGTAAAGAAGAATATGGTACTCGATTAGGTGATTGGTAG
- a CDS encoding ABC transporter permease: MAITKRRLPTFLQFGKSSNLSQRLMLIGLVITLFFIFLAFFAPVFQAWGWLLNPKDFLSNPIHEPPSAKHWFGTSRLGYDVFSRTLFGAQAALQVVILATALSMIIGVPLGMLSGYLGGKLDKVLLFMMDSIYTLPGLLLSVTLAFVVGRGILNAAIAISIAYIPQYYRVVRNHTVSVKTEVFIEAAQAMGASTWVVLSRYLFFNVIQSVPVLFTLNAADAILVLGGLGFLGLGLPEEVPEWGHDLKQALEALPTGIWWTTLFPGLTMTFMVVGLSLLGEGLNEFVNPRLRRENGIRK; the protein is encoded by the coding sequence ATGGCCATTACAAAACGGCGACTACCGACATTTTTACAGTTCGGCAAAAGTTCCAATCTTTCCCAAAGACTCATGCTCATTGGGTTAGTGATTACCCTATTTTTCATCTTCCTGGCGTTCTTTGCTCCCGTATTCCAGGCTTGGGGATGGCTGCTAAACCCGAAAGATTTTCTCTCTAACCCAATCCACGAGCCACCCTCGGCTAAACATTGGTTTGGTACTAGTCGCTTGGGTTATGATGTCTTCTCTCGGACATTGTTCGGCGCTCAAGCTGCCTTGCAGGTGGTGATTTTGGCAACGGCGCTGAGTATGATTATCGGTGTACCTCTAGGGATGCTGAGTGGTTATCTCGGCGGTAAATTGGATAAAGTGTTGCTGTTTATGATGGATAGCATCTACACTCTTCCGGGGCTACTGCTGTCTGTAACACTAGCTTTTGTAGTGGGGCGGGGGATATTAAATGCAGCGATCGCGATTAGCATTGCCTACATCCCCCAATATTACCGCGTTGTTCGCAACCACACCGTTAGCGTCAAAACTGAAGTCTTCATAGAAGCGGCTCAAGCAATGGGCGCTTCCACTTGGGTTGTGCTTTCTCGTTATCTATTTTTCAACGTCATTCAAAGCGTACCCGTCTTATTCACACTCAACGCTGCTGATGCAATTTTGGTGTTGGGCGGTTTGGGCTTTTTAGGGCTGGGACTTCCCGAAGAAGTGCCAGAATGGGGACATGATTTAAAACAAGCTTTAGAAGCTCTACCTACTGGCATTTGGTGGACTACACTTTTCCCTGGTTTAACCATGACATTCATGGTGGTAGGGTTATCACTACTTGGTGAAGGGTTAAACGAATTTGTCAATCCCCGATTACGGAGAGAAAATGGAATCCGAAAATAA
- a CDS encoding ROK family protein produces the protein MTNDKIQVIGIDVGGTAIKLGRFTADGTCLQSLTVAAPQPTTPEAVLAVLVDAIAQIDPNNQTVAIGVGTPGPSDAAGRIAKIAINLPGWLDVPLADWLEAKTDKPTAIANDANCALLGEAWLGAGRHLQNLILLTLGTGVGGAIILDGKLFIGHQGAAGELGLISLNPDGPICNSGNQGSLEQHASATAIRRRTLKEPIELGILAQQGDPEALTFWQEYGKNLGVGLTSLIYVLTPQAIVIGGGISGSFEFFLPAAKAEIEKRVQPLSRAGLQILPAELGNFAGIVGAAKLAWQCYSGF, from the coding sequence ATGACAAATGACAAAATTCAAGTAATTGGCATTGATGTCGGGGGAACAGCAATTAAGCTGGGGCGCTTTACAGCCGATGGTACTTGTCTGCAATCTTTGACTGTGGCGGCTCCTCAACCGACAACGCCGGAGGCTGTGTTGGCGGTGCTGGTAGATGCGATCGCACAAATCGATCCAAATAATCAAACTGTTGCTATTGGTGTTGGGACTCCTGGCCCCTCCGATGCCGCAGGACGCATTGCCAAAATCGCCATTAACTTACCTGGATGGCTCGATGTGCCTTTAGCAGATTGGTTAGAAGCCAAAACTGACAAACCTACTGCGATCGCTAACGATGCCAACTGCGCTCTTTTGGGAGAAGCTTGGCTAGGAGCCGGTCGCCACTTGCAAAATCTGATTCTGCTAACTTTAGGAACTGGGGTGGGTGGCGCAATTATCCTCGATGGCAAACTATTTATTGGACATCAGGGCGCTGCCGGGGAATTGGGTTTAATTTCATTAAATCCTGATGGGCCAATTTGTAATAGTGGCAATCAAGGCTCTTTAGAACAACATGCCTCTGCTACTGCCATTCGCCGCCGCACTCTCAAGGAACCCATCGAATTAGGTATTCTTGCCCAACAAGGAGATCCCGAAGCATTGACTTTTTGGCAAGAGTATGGTAAGAATTTGGGGGTTGGTTTGACGAGTTTAATTTATGTACTCACACCGCAAGCGATCGTCATTGGTGGTGGTATAAGTGGCAGCTTTGAGTTTTTCTTACCAGCAGCGAAGGCAGAAATTGAGAAGCGAGTTCAGCCTTTATCACGAGCGGGTTTACAGATTTTGCCAGCCGAATTAGGAAATTTTGCTGGGATAGTGGGTGCAGCAAAGTTGGCATGGCAATGCTATTCAGGGTTTTAG